The window AGACTTAATTAATACGGAGTAGTATGTATACCTTGTACCTTGAATTGTACATGAGAAAAGTTCAAACAATTTACTGATAGTATACCTTCTTGATATATGAGCAATAAAAATGAGCTgatttagttatataaaatcatagaTTTTGGATTAAAATAACGGAAAATGACGAATttgccctcacatgcatggcacatgtgaggggttaaccgTTAAACTTTGACGGCAGTTAGGTTGTGGTACCAACCACGATCTTTAAGCAAAACTGAGGTACTAACTACGCAAGAAAAAAAGTTTAGGTGTTATGATGCAAATGTGAACATACCACAGGTACCAACGGCATAATTTtttctatattatatattatacggagtattgGAAACgaaaaaatctatttttttttttttaattgtagaatgatgatgttattattattagactaATTAGACTAATTCTtttattaagaaaaaattaaaaagaaaaaaaaatctaagcatgatgtcattaatctatataattttgaattaaaattaaatcttattaattaattattattattaaaccttattaataaatattttaattattaaaattaaataattttgatttattttaattaattattttgaattgagtatgaGAAGGTATAAAACGTATGCAGAAGAAactcaattctaaatttatattttaatttacacttttaaaataaaataacaaccaatattatctcttatgattggatgtgaattgtttaatatgcattttaggtgtttgataaaatgttcagctgacgagtttcttagtcggactctgtggttccacgggtcattaaactaaataactttagcatttacgttcacttaatacctaaaacatatcaaactgtttcgtttaaacaaacccgtgattctacgggtcatttcactagtattaacTACGGGGCTTAAGTCTAAATACTTGATGCTTAAGTCTAAAACATTCCAAATTACTATCTATTTTCTATGTTTTGTCTAATCTTTATTtgtatatataatcattttaatgtATGAAAGAAATAAATGTTTGATCCATATTGAATTTCTCAATTTATAGGTTGAATTGCTACTCAATATTGCTCTATATTTCTCAATACTATTCAAGTGTTCATGTTATTTTGGAAAGATTTGTGGATAGACGATTTGCAGTTTAAAGACAGGTTTCCTCGCTTTTTTAGACTTGAAATAAATCAGGATGCAACTGTTCGTGATTGGGTTCAACATAATGAGCATGTTCGGGTTTTTTCATGGCAATGGTCTCGGGAACTTTCGGGTAAATTAACGGGTGAATTAGCTAATCTTACGGCTTTGATTGAAGGCGTTACTGTTCTCGGTCAGGGTAAAGGGCTATGGGTTTGCAAATTAGATAACAGTGGAGTCTACAAGACAAAGTCCATGGCTTCAAAACTTGATGAAAAATACTTTCAGGGAATGATTTGAGTATTGCTACCATGTGTAACAAATTAATTCCTCAAATGGTTAGTCTTTTTATTTGGCGTACTCGTTTGAAACGAATTCCGGTGAGAGTTGAACTAGACAAACGTGGTGCAGACCTTGACTCGGTGTTATGTCCTTTGTGTTCTGACGTTCCCGAGTCCGTGGAGCATGCTATGTTCTCATGTGTAAAAGCTAAAGAaatttggaacgatattgctagaTGGTGGAGTTGTAATGTTCTACCGAATTTAAATTTTGACTCTTTATTTACAGGAGATTTTGTTTCTAGTTATTCGGGTATGCAAAAAGGAATCTGGAAATCGGTTATTTGGGTCATGGGTTATTCAATTTGGAAAAACACGAATCATAAAGTGATTAAAGTCTTTTGTAATGATTTGTGGGGTGCTCTAAATATAATAAACGAAATGCAAGTGAAGTCTTATGAGTGGGTTAATAACCATTCGAAGAGATACAACTTCAACTGGCACGATTGGTTATTGAATCCACGATTCTTGGCAGCACAAAGTAATATGTGTTTTGATTTTTTGAGCATCACAacaacacaaatttttttttttttttacgcttGTATTGGTACAATTATAAGCCCAAATTCTCGTGTAGTTTCGTTTGTAAATAGTTGTGGGCTCGTTTTTCTTTAATTGGTGCTTGTAGGCCAGGTTACAGCCCAATTCTTCTCTCTACATATTAtttataactagtgaaatgacccgtgaaaacacgggtttgtttaaacaaaacagtttaatgatatgttttaggtattaagtgaatgtaaatgttaaagtcatttagtttattgtcCCATGGAACCAcggatttcgactaagaaacttgtcgttgattttataaacataaagttcgctcaacgttgaatatttatatttatatttttaataataataattataattattattaataacaataaatgtcttttaaatttttttagaaaaacaaaattacaatttaggagagattaatatttccttttataaaatattttgtaatatttttttaattaaattaatatataattatgacatcatcattatgaaaagtaaaggataatttagcttaataatgatgtaatcattttagaggtttattagactatatagattCAATATAttcttttgcttttcaaaaaaagtgTTCATGTTGTTGTTTTGATATGTCTCATTTTAAGTGTACACTttgtattataactaataatatagaAATCTTAATTAAACCCTAACATCTAAGTAATTTATACAGTAACAAATATTATGcctactgttataattcagtaggcttataactacctttagtggtttggttctTGACAATAGTACTACAAATATTAAAGAAGATTGAAGTAGAGAGCAAAACTATTTTTATTCAATAGATGGTGTGCTCAATATGGTAGCTTACACCCCTTATTTATAGTATATAATGTACTGTACATTGTAGgtgatatagtaataatatatataatattgttaGCCACGATTGactttacaacactcccccttggatgacaatgttATTATCATTTAGAGATcaatagtactgcctcgttaaaaaccttgctaaagaaaactcagtgggaaaaaactttagctagggaaaaagagtgcagtataaagttgactccccctcaagtaggcatcgcctcagctgttacatcttttgaacatgcctcatgccaatattgtgaacgtgtgttctgaaaatagcaattggaagtgctttcgtgaaaagatcagcagagtttttgctggattgaacatatctcatttcaatctggttgtccttaatgagattttgagtgtatgagaagaatctaggaggtatgtgttttgttcggtcacttttgatatacccttctttcatctgtgctatgcaagctgcattatcttcatagatagttgttggacttttatcgtgttctagtccacaagaatcagtaatgagttgtgtcattgatctcaaccaaaaacattcccgagtagcttcatgtaatgcaatcacttcggcatgatttgatgatgttgcaacaagtgtttgttttttagaacgccatgatattgcagtacctccatttagaaatacatatccattttgagatttagctttatgtggatcagataagtaACATGCATAtgtataaccaaccaaatcttgttttgattcgttagaataaaataatcctaaattagtagttcctcgaaggtatcgaaatatgtgtttgatcccattccagtgtcttttggtaggagctgagctgaaccttgccaacaaattaactgcaaaagaaatgtcaggtcttgtacaatttgtaagatacataagagctccaattgcactaagatatggtacttctggtcccaggatatcttcatgatcttcacagggacgaaatggatcagtgtcaacattaaggatctaacaaccataggagtacttaatggttttgctttgtccatattgaaatgttttaaaatcttttccgtataagttgtttgatgtacaagtaaaccattaggcatatgctcaatatgcaaaccaaggcaatacttggtttttccgagatctttcatttcaaattatttctttagaagttgaatggcttcatggatctctttatttgtacctatgatgttaagatcatcgacataaacggctatgatcacatatccagatgttgttttcttaatgaatacacatgggcaaataagattattggtataccctttgcttatcaagtaatcacttaatcgtttataccacatgcgacccgattgtttcaacccatataaagacctttgtaacttgattgagtacatttcttttgaTTTTGCATTGGctacttctgataccttaaattcttcaggtatcttcatatatatatcactatcaagtgatccatatagataagcagtcacaacatccatgagatgcatttctaaatttttagaaactaccaggctgattaagtatctaaaggtaattgcatccataacaggagaataagttttctcataatcaattcctggtctttgggaaaaaccttgagctacaagtctagctttataccttgtaacttcatttttctcgtttctttttcgcacaaaaacccatctatatcccacaggtttcacatctttaggtgtgagaatgatagatccgaaaacttttcttttattaagcgattcaaattcagctcgtattgctcctttccaatgatcccaatcatgtctacttagacattccatgacagattttggttctggatcatcatcatcattcatgatgtcatatgcaacattatataaaaatatctcatcaagatttttcatttcatttcggttccataatatatttgaatgtgcataattgattgaaaattccgtattgacatcatcaatctcctctgcagaaggagtattgatttgtggttcttcttgaacactttcttttacctcattatcagctgattttctttttcgaggatttttatctttggaaccaattggtctttcacgtttctggcgtggcaaagactcaagagcgacattattgccaacttttggaattttaattcgagctggagcatttgctgctggtatatatgatttagtcactcttttttgtatctgtaaatgcatcaggcaatttattcgcaagttcttgcatatgcattattttttgaacttcggtctcgcattcttttgtgcgaggatcaagatacattaattgaggttcacaccatgaaacatcattttctttattttttatttctccccctaatctagggaacagtgTTTCATTAAAgtaacaatcagcaaaacgtgctgtaaaaacatcacccgtcatgggttcaatatatcttatgattgaagatgtttcatatccaacatatattctcatccttctttgaggacccattttagtgcgttgtggtggtgcgataggaacataaaccgcacaaccaaatgttctaaggtgagaaatatttggctgatgaccaaaagcaagttgcaagggagaatatttatgacttgcacttggtctaatgcgaattaatgatgcaacatgtaaaattgcatgaccccatacagatactgggagttttgttctcattatcaatggtctagctattaactgcaatcgtttgattagtgattcggctaaaccattttgtgtatgcacatgggcaacatgatgttcaacaacaatcccaatagacatgcaaaaatcattaaatgcttgatatgtaaactcaccagcattatccaatctcacccttttaatattataatcaggaaaatgtgctctcaatttaataatttgtgcaagaaattttgcaaatgtcatatttcgacttgataatagacaaacatgagaccatctactagatgcgtctattaggaccatgaaatatctaaatggtccacatgttgGATGAATTGGTgaacatatatcaccttgaattctttcaagaaacattggtgattctttttcaaccttaagaggtgatggtctaattattaatttttcaagtgagcatgatgtacatgggataagtgcatcatgagggatcttttgatccgtcaatggatgtccatgtatatttttgaattattcttttcatcattgttgatcctgggtggcctaatctttcatgccacatattgatcattacaggatcacatgccttttcattaactaccatgtgtgcttctggtacatttatatatgtataatgtaaaccagaactaagtcttggtagtttttcaatcacatgcttcttgtcagtgatatttaaatatttatcattttttgtagtcactgactgataatcatatccattttggtatatgtcagagaagcttaacaaatttctctttgacatgggagaaaataaggcattttttatcagaaaatttgtaccgtttggtaacatgaattttgccttttccattccttttattaaatttgcaggacctgatatagtatgtaccgttccttctgttgctttaaaatcagtgaaatattttttagatttgagtatagtgtgtgtggtaccactgtctgcaatacaaagatccccaccattcgactgattttgcactccagtagtgtacatcatgaacttcaaaatatgataaacaaataatgagtacataattcatcaatatattacattcaaaatatgttataaacgaaagtacataataaggaaacatatagtaaagtagatatggtatagatcgtaaatctacatccatttatttgatatggatatataatagaaaatttattcattaaagtagtcgttTGTtgtctcagtgatttttgtatcaaggtcatccacaaggtttacCTCTTTTCCTTTtttctttagggattcttgatattgattaacagaatattgatttgttcgacagtttttagaccaatgtccaattttaccacatcgataataagaatcttcaatattctttgaagagcttccttcaacattatgatttgtgggattgtatggtggttgaaatttataattttgtggattattatttctttgtccacgaccacgaccaccataaccattacgaccacgaccaccaccaccaccaccaccaccaccaccattatcataagggtgatttcgaacatagttatgatttttattattgttatggtaatttccatgatgatggttttggccaatatgaccacgacctcgcccacgtcctcgtccaggtgcatttcttttttattattattattgttaatagcattagcttcaggaaatgctagcgcacccgtaggacgagattcttgattcttcatcagtaattctttattcacttcagcaactaagagataagtttgaagttttgaAAAAGTTTTGTAATTTTGCAATCTCAAATTTTCTTGTATacttatgtttgcagaatgcattgtggagaaagttttctccatcatatcagcatcacttatttcttgaccacaaaattgaagctttgaacggatcttgaacatggccgagatgtattcacttacctttttaaagtgttggaaccttagatttctccattcttccctcgcagctgggagtaatatttccttttgattatcgaatctactcttgatactttcccataaaacatgtggatccttgatagtgagatacatatgttttaaggtgatatcaatttGTTTACGAATAAaaacaattgattttaatttatcttgatcagaacaagtattgttttcttttaaagtttctagaatacccaatgatccaagatttatttctacatccatgacccatgatgtgtagtttgttcccgatatgtCTAggacatcaaactcaagctttgataagtttgacattttctattttcagaaagatgaacaacataaattataatcataatcaatttctaatcatagacaaataataaaatgaaattagaattattttaaattcataagtagcaaacaacggaataatggcatgattacaaatgataaaaccacaagagcaggatagaatataggttcacccagtggtatattagtaacaatgatgatagttagtatgaccaatacaataggaaaaatcatccttgtgtgaatcatctttacaaaaaaaaaattgatggtggtaatctgagaaaatgaagattgatttgttaaaatgtgaaaacggagatgtttattttatatttgaaaaatatagtcgttgtaacgtcgtcagttgacattaacaaccgttatgtatatat of the Rutidosis leptorrhynchoides isolate AG116_Rl617_1_P2 chromosome 5, CSIRO_AGI_Rlap_v1, whole genome shotgun sequence genome contains:
- the LOC139848469 gene encoding uncharacterized protein; amino-acid sequence: MCNKLIPQMVSLFIWRTRLKRIPVRVELDKRGADLDSVLCPLCSDVPESVEHAMFSCVKAKEIWNDIARWWSCNVLPNLNFDSLFTGDFVSSYSGMQKGIWKSVIWVMGYSIWKNTNHKVIKVFCNDLWGALNIINEMQVKSYEWVNNHSKRYNFNWHDWLLNPRFLAAQSNMCFDFLSITTTQIFFFFYACIGTIISPNSRVVSFVNSCGLVFL